A genomic window from Anoplolepis gracilipes chromosome 6, ASM4749672v1, whole genome shotgun sequence includes:
- the LOC140666608 gene encoding osmotic avoidance abnormal protein 3, translated as MSESVKVAVRCRPMSNKELQEGCRNVVTIDSLTKSCTLENFAGGSGKIYQFGATFGPSATTESVYEDVGSVIVEAVLEGYNGTVFAYGQTGCGKSFTMRGFIERALEHLFEATSTASSETRFLALLSYLEIYNERLRDLLQDDTGETLTLKEDPTKGTYVAGGLREVTVKDAAECAALVQQGDHRRAAAATKMNAASSRSHAVLTLSLEAIAINDDDKHGNAIRRGRLHLVDLAGSERQARTGATGDRLKEAASINLSLSALGNVISALAAGNGRHVPYRDSKLTRLLRDSLGGNARTLMIACVSPSDIDAEETLSTLRYAARARCIKNKPIVNEDPKDALLRQYQLELQRLKKLLDSGDQLNVGSDFQKDIEEEGESLKENQYAEEVEKLRKECENSNLSAQKLKEELEALKSRYESGLNVDKTENLDQGNQEIDESDKERMERRRKKREAALQDVLKKLEKLTIGGEEMGNVELKRRREKRRKKLEALVGALEANDANGSVFQVYGQLRSTEDALKRMAKRVKQLEAEAADLQASWDAERRELLRRELLTSQLCDLMIPYLRPGCPFRDIAAVRAAATWCDELGRWRLPDVSPHIPLPPAAPVTRGDVLHSTGISFKADLNNNSNNSDNNDEDESDEDNYNEGNSKGMEKKKKGWDIVDTYFRRSRVDTLLAHAREAKTFEPGNRLSRSGGSEDSMSIVGSGGYLQLNALNLQSSAPILGDNSHSPNQRRSTIRGGWVHDEQPNRPIYNTFINSTKKPPPRILEALPSYPHDDVHFKSPIHLGKEDLKMSEQGVPSRLLRNNDTFACRHPFHVEHACSPTY; from the exons AATGTCGTGACAATCGATTCGCTGACAAAATCCTGCACTCTGGAAAATTTTGCCGGTGGAAGTgggaaaatttatcaatttggTGCCACGTTCGGTCCATCTGCGACAACAGAATCGGTTTACGAAGATGTCGGCTCGGTCATTGTCGAAGCTGTCTTGGAAGGTTACAATGGTACCGTCTTCGCTTATGGACAAACTGGTTGCGGAAAATCATTCACTATGCGAGGATTCATCGAACGAGCGCTGGAACATTTGTTTGAAGCGACCTCCACTGCCAGTTCCGAGACAAG gTTCTTGGCGTTGCTGAGCTATCTTGAGATTTACAATGAACGATTGCGAGATCTGTTACAAGACGATACCGGGGAGACTTTGACTTTGAAGGAGGATCCAACAAAAGGCACTTATGTCGCAGGCGGTCTGCGTGAGGTTACCGTCAAAGATGCGGCCGAATGCGCTGCGTTGGTCCAGCAAGGCGATCACAGAAGAGCAGCGGCAGCGACGAAAATGAACGCTGCCAGTTCGAGAAGTCACGCTGTTTTAACTCTGTCACTTGAAGCAATCGCCATTAATGACGATGATAAACACGGCAATGCTATCAGAAGGGGACGGCTGCATCTGGTCGATCTTGCAGGATCTGAAAGACAAGCTAGAACCGGAGCTACAGGTGATCGTTTAAAGGAAGCCGCTAGTATCAATCTGAGCTTGTCGGCATTGGGGAATGTCATTAGTGCGTTGGCTGCCGGAAATGGGAGACATGTTCCTTATAg GGATAGCAAACTGACAAGATTGCTGCGAGATAGTCTGGGTGGAAATGCCAGAACTCTGATGATCGCCTGTGTGAGTCCAAGTGACATCGATGCTGAAGAGACTCTCAGTACCTTGCGCTATGCCGCCCGAGCTCGTTGTATCAAGAACAAGCCCATTGTTAATGAAGATCCCAAGGACGCTCTTCTTAGGCAGTATCAGTTGGAACTTCAACGTTTAAAAAAGTTGCTCGATTCTGGTGATCAATTAAATGTTGGATCGGACTTCCAGAAGGATATagaggaagaaggagaaaGTCTGAAGGAGAACCAATACGCCGAAGAG gtGGAGAAGCTAAGAAAAGAATGCGAAAACTCAAATTTATCGGCTCAGAAGCTAAAAGAAGAGCTAGAAGCTCTAAAATCTCGGTATGAATCGGGATTAAATGTCGATAAGACTGAAAATCTCGATCAAGGGAATCAAGAAATAGATGAATCGGATAAGGAACGAATGgaaagaagaaggaagaagagagaagcaGCTTTGCAAGATGTATTAAAGAAATTGGAAAAACTGACGATTGGCGGAGAAGAGATGGGAAATGTGGAGttgaagagaagaagagagaaaagaaggaaaaagctGGAAGCTCTTGTAGGAGCGCTGGAAGCTAATGACGCCAATGGTAGTGTCTTCCAAGTGTACGGCCAACTTAG atCGACAGAGGACGCGCTGAAAAGGATGGCGAAGCGAGTGAAACAACTAGAAGCTGAAGCGGCAGACCTCCAGGCATCTTGGGATGCTGAACGCCGTGAGCTTCTTCGAAGAGAATTATTGACATCACAATTATGCGATCTCATGATACCTTATCTTCGTCCGGGCTGTCCTTTCCGAGACATCGCGGCAGTGAGAGCGGCGGCAACCTGGTGCGATGAATTAGGACGATGGCGATTGCCGGACGTGTCTCCCCACATTCCCCTACCTCCAGCCGCCCCTGTAACACGGGGGGATGTTCTTCATTCGACCGGAATTTCCTTTAAAGCGGACctcaataataatagtaataacagCGATAACAACGATGAAGACGAGAGTGATGAAGATAATTATAACGAGGGAAATAGTAAAGGAatggaaaagaagaaaaagggtTGGGATATCGTGGACACATATTTTCGAAGGAGTAGAGTGGATACTCTGTTAGCACACGCGAGAGAAGCAAAAACTTTCG AACCGGGGAATCGTCTAAGCAGATCCGGCGGTTCGGAAGACTCAATGTCGATCGTAGGTAGCGGCGGTTATCTACAGTTAAACGCGCTGAATTTACAAAGCAGCGCGCCGATACTCGGCGACAACAGTCACAGTCCGAATCAGCGCAGATCGACGATTCGCGGTGGCTGGGTACACGATGAACAACCTAACCGGCCTATTTACAATACTTTTATCAACagcacgaagaagcctcctcCAAGGATACTGGAAGCCTTACCCTCGTACCCTCACGACGATGTGCATTTCAAATCGCCTATTCACCTCGGCAAGGAAGACTTGAA GATGTCTGAGCAAGGAGTACCGTCAAGATTACTACGTAACAATGATACCTTTGCCTGTCGCCATCCGTTCCACGTCGAGCACGCCTGCTCACCGACTTATTGA